A portion of the Bdellovibrionales bacterium genome contains these proteins:
- a CDS encoding biopolymer transporter ExbD, with protein sequence MRKANSFKKSKSHSGEHSGHNLTSLVDCFAIILVYLLLATSFGEIDLDMPNGMVLPKASQAQALTNSLVILVNKNQSYEIGGRTIALQQLGEELKKLSDLQTDNPDKKAIVIQADRQLTWGELNPVVVAGLQSGFSEVQFAVIKEEKM encoded by the coding sequence ATGAGAAAAGCCAATTCGTTTAAGAAATCTAAGTCCCACTCTGGAGAACACAGCGGACACAATTTGACCTCATTGGTTGACTGTTTCGCCATCATTTTAGTGTACCTTCTATTGGCCACCTCATTTGGCGAAATCGATCTTGATATGCCAAACGGAATGGTCCTCCCAAAGGCCAGTCAAGCACAGGCCTTGACGAATTCGCTCGTTATTTTAGTTAACAAAAATCAGTCATACGAAATCGGCGGGAGAACGATCGCCCTGCAGCAATTGGGAGAAGAGTTAAAGAAGCTCTCGGACCTACAAACCGACAACCCAGACAAAAAGGCTATCGTCATTCAAGCTGACCGTCAATTGACCTGGGGTGAGCTCAACCCCGTCGTTGTGGCTGGTCTGCAATCTGGTTTTTCTGAAGTTCAATTTGCGGTTATTAAAGAGGAGAAAATGTGA
- a CDS encoding tetratricopeptide repeat protein, whose amino-acid sequence MSRSSLMALAFIFSIFMSIQSHSSESESATARMDLQTHDALIGKLTTVLPSLPDNSEQATTIKIRLGDLYSERARLKDIAAGEKNCTECKDAKKDRQKAIAYYLATKRMILSHIENIQRVNLQLANLYKLTNQIKSMEKTYKEILKDSRQFKIHSKAHLGIAEILFQNGDYRKAAISYDSALRRATPEDRAYIVFRQSWTAYNLGRSDEALRTIQKAIKQAQRLSLTAFHKDLMRDYATMQARNPFTSKDVDSYLAHSPEQDRVENLKFFGEEADRLGNKKGSLLIWTLLLRQDSSSHDSAEIQLKLAQNFYDLENYPQALHHLDQTVVFVQKKNCSDKKCESVKNDFKSLLVTWTKKEKTAPTEKLSLAYQKYISCNPEDFEVIVWAAQVAKQRNDNITAYELYEQAAIVAAKKKMKKELESSLVIAIEIAEESHNQALYERALRKYLELNSNGPLAYTVRYQLAYILYKTNKYAEAAEAFKRLALDSDFKDGKLRLQSAELSLDALKLIKNDREIREFSRLYAPKFPNRADHFNEIGRKVTINQIVLALKSAPVDESLVRSELKILIAYPIKHLPADDQATHYRTMILGSEKLKDLETISSSSKKLLAVRGITRNDIELAKKSLLWVHELKLEFREAYSVASDLAMKDLTQEQRSLRLGLLAELAGLNPEKHFNAFLRTARSTRNTNLIRIKLIRRSHYKWATYDRMIGQLRSNPDLLAQITLELHAQDPRPAKIDKALSVPGVRSTPEGIYLSNLKLRKNFQQFSERVQRHSIATTSDRGLQKGIKERMQLLEKLKNEYNEANQHGDIYLQVLALKTIAKEYNRFYLQLTGLPTPKGLSQLERATYSKLIQERAQPYQLASKEAETLLSNFFSINSQIIDKLKNSIGSEDPVARIVALSDYRALREFLPSSEASRFESEIKNLKVNPSRIEKARQNVEKNPLDPSTLEDLRELEVKRANGPLIAYLDERLSQIKSETRR is encoded by the coding sequence GTGAGTCGCTCAAGCCTGATGGCTCTTGCCTTCATTTTTTCAATCTTCATGTCGATTCAGAGCCACAGCTCTGAATCAGAGTCTGCGACTGCCAGAATGGATCTGCAAACTCATGACGCCCTGATTGGAAAGCTCACAACTGTTCTACCTAGTTTGCCGGATAACTCAGAACAGGCAACTACCATAAAAATTCGGCTTGGTGATCTCTATTCTGAACGAGCCCGCCTTAAAGACATTGCAGCTGGCGAGAAAAATTGCACCGAATGCAAAGATGCAAAAAAGGATCGCCAGAAGGCGATTGCATACTATCTAGCAACAAAGCGCATGATCCTGAGCCATATTGAAAATATTCAAAGGGTCAACCTCCAATTGGCTAATCTTTACAAGTTGACAAATCAGATCAAAAGTATGGAGAAGACCTATAAGGAAATACTTAAGGATAGTCGCCAATTCAAGATTCACTCAAAAGCCCACCTCGGCATTGCAGAAATATTATTCCAAAATGGGGATTATCGTAAAGCTGCTATTTCCTACGACTCAGCACTTCGAAGAGCCACGCCAGAAGATCGGGCTTATATTGTCTTCCGCCAATCATGGACAGCCTACAATCTTGGACGCAGCGACGAAGCGCTACGAACGATACAAAAGGCCATCAAACAAGCCCAAAGACTTTCTCTCACCGCATTTCATAAAGATCTGATGCGCGATTACGCAACCATGCAGGCGCGAAACCCTTTTACATCCAAAGATGTAGACAGCTATCTTGCACATTCTCCGGAGCAGGATAGAGTCGAAAATCTCAAATTTTTCGGAGAAGAAGCTGATCGTCTTGGAAACAAAAAGGGTTCTCTTCTTATTTGGACTCTTTTGTTGCGACAAGATAGTTCAAGCCATGACAGTGCTGAAATCCAACTAAAGCTCGCGCAGAACTTTTATGACCTTGAAAATTATCCTCAAGCTCTCCATCACCTCGATCAGACTGTTGTCTTCGTTCAAAAAAAGAACTGTTCAGACAAAAAATGTGAGAGTGTCAAAAACGATTTCAAGTCCCTTTTAGTTACTTGGACAAAAAAGGAAAAGACGGCCCCTACAGAAAAACTCTCATTGGCCTATCAAAAATATATTTCCTGCAATCCTGAGGATTTTGAAGTGATCGTTTGGGCCGCGCAGGTGGCAAAGCAACGCAATGATAACATCACGGCATACGAACTTTACGAGCAAGCGGCAATTGTAGCTGCAAAAAAGAAGATGAAAAAGGAATTGGAGTCTTCTCTGGTCATCGCTATTGAAATTGCTGAAGAAAGCCACAATCAAGCGCTTTACGAAAGGGCTCTCCGGAAATATCTCGAACTCAATTCAAATGGGCCCCTGGCCTACACCGTTCGCTATCAACTTGCCTATATTCTCTACAAGACCAACAAGTATGCAGAAGCTGCAGAGGCGTTCAAACGCTTAGCTCTGGATAGCGATTTCAAGGATGGTAAACTTCGTTTGCAGTCGGCTGAACTCTCACTTGACGCCTTGAAGCTTATCAAAAATGATCGCGAGATCCGTGAGTTTTCAAGACTTTATGCTCCGAAGTTTCCCAATCGTGCCGATCATTTTAATGAGATTGGACGTAAGGTCACAATAAACCAGATTGTTTTAGCTTTGAAGTCAGCGCCCGTTGACGAATCACTGGTTCGTTCTGAGTTGAAAATCCTGATAGCCTATCCAATCAAACATCTACCTGCTGATGACCAGGCAACTCACTATCGCACTATGATTTTGGGTTCTGAAAAGCTTAAAGATCTCGAAACAATCTCCTCGTCTAGCAAGAAGCTTTTAGCCGTGAGAGGCATAACAAGGAACGACATTGAATTGGCTAAGAAAAGTCTTCTCTGGGTTCATGAACTTAAATTGGAATTTAGGGAAGCCTATTCCGTCGCAAGCGATCTAGCAATGAAAGATCTAACTCAAGAACAAAGGTCTTTGCGCCTCGGACTTCTGGCCGAGTTGGCAGGACTCAATCCTGAAAAGCACTTTAATGCTTTCCTCAGAACAGCTCGGTCCACGCGCAACACCAATCTCATTCGTATAAAGCTGATCCGCCGAAGTCATTACAAATGGGCGACCTATGATCGAATGATAGGTCAATTAAGGTCAAATCCAGATTTATTGGCGCAGATCACTCTGGAACTTCACGCGCAGGATCCACGTCCTGCAAAAATTGATAAAGCCCTTTCTGTCCCTGGTGTGCGCTCCACGCCAGAGGGAATCTATTTGTCAAATCTAAAACTTCGAAAGAATTTCCAGCAGTTTTCTGAACGGGTGCAACGTCACAGTATTGCAACAACCTCAGATCGAGGTCTCCAAAAGGGAATCAAGGAGCGAATGCAACTTCTTGAAAAGCTAAAGAACGAGTACAATGAAGCCAATCAGCACGGAGACATCTATTTACAAGTTCTCGCTCTCAAAACAATTGCCAAAGAATATAATCGATTTTATCTCCAATTGACTGGCCTCCCAACCCCTAAGGGACTCTCTCAATTGGAAAGAGCAACCTACAGTAAACTGATTCAGGAGCGAGCACAGCCTTATCAACTGGCTTCCAAAGAGGCTGAAACTCTGTTGTCCAATTTCTTTTCTATTAACTCGCAGATCATTGATAAGCTGAAGAACTCAATTGGAAGCGAAGATCCGGTGGCTCGCATTGTGGCTCTGAGTGATTACAGAGCTCTCCGGGAATTCCTCCCAAGCAGTGAGGCTTCTCGATTCGAAAGCGAAATTAAGAATCTGAAAGTGAATCCCTCACGAATTGAAAAGGCACGCCAAAATGTCGAGAAAAATCCATTGGACCCCTCAACACTTGAAGACCTTCGTGAGTTGGAAGTAAAACGTGCAAACGGTCCTTTGATTGCATATTTAGATGAAAGATTATCTCAGATTAAATCTGAGACACGGAGATAG
- a CDS encoding AgmX/PglI C-terminal domain-containing protein, whose amino-acid sequence MKNSYLILQNSQGETARVLPFTREELEIIYRHDLKRIEIVRDSKELTDEGIQVDKLGEVTKSSPIDQTVMKGAWGQIRHVKSVAQVTPDVSERKEQNRDFFFFIKWTAGIQVSLLVLTLLIGWWIHNQEQPESQVVTVFKKEDLVEKKVPVVKPSTQKIKPVPQQAQVIPKKSPRVQPKKVVINQPTKVKTRNERAGNDLNRMGALSALGGMDKNSNGPGGLSKSASKSGGYGFDSSRARDGSERGLLGHGLVQAGIGGGENLSGYGGYGTKGKGQGQAGYGSMKMAGSSGGYYLPMSEEATVDGGLHPDQINAVIRRNQGQVIYCYERGLQTKPDLSGRVAVNFVISPGGQVTVAKVAHTSLSAIQVESCILGKLRAWRFPKPKGNVAVKVTYPFLLKRLNQG is encoded by the coding sequence ATGAAAAATAGCTATTTGATTTTGCAAAATTCGCAAGGAGAAACAGCCCGCGTACTTCCATTCACGCGAGAGGAGCTGGAAATTATCTATCGTCATGACCTTAAGCGTATTGAAATTGTCAGAGACAGTAAAGAACTGACCGATGAAGGCATTCAAGTTGATAAATTGGGCGAAGTCACAAAATCGAGTCCCATCGATCAGACTGTTATGAAGGGAGCTTGGGGACAGATTCGGCACGTAAAATCAGTCGCTCAGGTGACACCTGACGTATCGGAGCGCAAAGAGCAGAATCGCGACTTCTTCTTCTTCATTAAATGGACAGCTGGAATTCAGGTGAGTTTACTTGTTCTCACGCTTCTCATTGGTTGGTGGATTCATAACCAAGAGCAACCCGAATCCCAAGTAGTAACTGTATTTAAAAAGGAAGACTTGGTCGAAAAAAAGGTGCCGGTTGTAAAACCAAGTACTCAGAAAATCAAACCTGTACCACAACAGGCACAGGTTATTCCGAAAAAATCGCCAAGAGTACAGCCCAAGAAAGTTGTTATAAACCAACCAACCAAGGTCAAAACACGTAATGAAAGGGCCGGGAACGATCTCAATCGAATGGGAGCTCTCAGTGCGCTCGGAGGCATGGATAAGAACTCAAACGGGCCGGGAGGGCTCTCTAAGTCGGCCTCAAAGTCTGGTGGCTATGGATTTGATTCTTCCCGCGCGAGGGACGGATCCGAACGAGGACTTTTGGGCCATGGCTTGGTTCAGGCTGGTATTGGCGGTGGCGAGAACTTAAGCGGCTATGGCGGTTATGGAACCAAGGGGAAGGGCCAAGGACAAGCTGGCTACGGATCTATGAAGATGGCCGGAAGTTCGGGCGGTTACTACCTCCCAATGAGTGAGGAAGCTACGGTTGACGGCGGTCTCCACCCCGATCAGATCAATGCTGTGATTCGCCGGAATCAGGGGCAGGTTATTTATTGTTACGAAAGAGGATTGCAGACAAAACCAGATCTGTCTGGCCGAGTTGCAGTCAATTTTGTGATTTCTCCGGGCGGCCAGGTGACTGTCGCGAAAGTCGCTCACACAAGCCTCTCAGCAATACAAGTGGAATCTTGTATTCTGGGGAAACTTCGCGCTTGGAGATTTCCAAAACCAAAAGGAAATGTTGCTGTAAAAGTCACGTATCCGTTCTTACTCAAGCGATTAAACCAAGGATAA
- a CDS encoding outer membrane beta-barrel domain-containing protein has protein sequence MNHIIISFLFSVLVTWAVVMADSASTTALAGEKSRSAPAGSELDSLGSNKAIAERAKAIDGENRVRVVQNRSVDRNLRFEFGISYDGVTGGDSYIKTNNLGYALDFHITPKVSIGGRYYDGLSKLTPEGERIFADANQRRTNGDNSLRPDLDTPLSSSIGILTVYPLYGKLNFFNLGISQFDLFVTGGYGTMKLTSGETPTWIAGGGVGIWWSQHFTSRFEVRYQEYQDVINTGTRDQAITAFSFGLGFLL, from the coding sequence ATGAATCACATAATCATATCATTTTTGTTTTCCGTTCTCGTCACATGGGCTGTCGTCATGGCGGACTCTGCCTCAACGACTGCACTGGCTGGGGAGAAAAGTCGTTCTGCTCCTGCTGGAAGCGAATTGGATTCCTTGGGTTCCAATAAGGCCATTGCAGAACGAGCCAAAGCTATTGACGGTGAAAATCGAGTTCGAGTTGTTCAAAATCGATCCGTCGATCGAAATCTTCGGTTCGAATTTGGAATCAGTTATGATGGCGTTACCGGAGGAGACTCTTATATTAAGACTAATAACCTTGGTTACGCACTTGACTTCCATATCACACCAAAAGTTTCAATTGGAGGTCGCTACTATGATGGTCTCAGTAAGCTCACCCCCGAAGGAGAGCGCATTTTTGCTGATGCCAATCAACGCAGAACCAACGGGGACAATTCACTTCGACCCGACTTGGATACACCACTCTCCTCATCTATTGGAATTCTCACTGTCTACCCACTTTATGGAAAATTAAATTTCTTCAATCTTGGAATCAGTCAATTTGATCTCTTTGTGACCGGCGGATACGGAACCATGAAGCTTACCTCTGGTGAAACACCCACTTGGATAGCTGGAGGGGGCGTCGGAATTTGGTGGTCACAACACTTTACTTCACGTTTCGAAGTTCGCTACCAGGAATATCAAGATGTTATTAATACTGGAACGCGCGATCAAGCCATTACCGCCTTTTCCTTTGGGCTTGGATTTTTGTTATGA
- a CDS encoding VWA domain-containing protein, translated as MKNIELDLSQISSVLRTNSRKSSFLVACGLIASLCLGCQGSPSAYLAAPPVQLHADKSQGQSPKFELKSKVDIVFLIDNSESMLNEQDRLIAGIDKFVDSFGENAFIDYRVGVLTVYDSHFEQSLCNTPVRLNNGSIDESGKVVECYPEGKLRSPFITRSEGAKETLRNALRVGTLKTSEGGPEIEEMFSPILKGLSPEMNKINGDFIRPDSQLVIVIVSDEEDSSHHVGVDSFITGIDRLVGLNRTDLYAVVAIKPCHIESYAHRPDKILQAINRVYGTTEGRVFPICDENFGNHLASIGSDIRKKFKKLQIVLPSIPQEGTLILYYGDSRVAPGPGWNYNPKTLTVTINEKLKIPYVPNAEFWVDYVKVDENAIRRNRAKAIQ; from the coding sequence ATGAAAAATATTGAATTGGATCTTAGTCAAATATCGAGTGTGCTCCGCACAAATTCAAGAAAATCATCCTTTCTTGTAGCATGTGGCCTAATTGCTTCACTCTGCCTTGGCTGCCAAGGAAGCCCGTCTGCCTATTTGGCAGCCCCTCCTGTACAACTGCATGCAGACAAATCTCAAGGTCAATCTCCAAAATTTGAACTGAAGTCCAAAGTGGATATTGTTTTTCTAATTGATAACTCTGAGAGTATGCTGAATGAGCAGGATCGACTCATCGCAGGTATTGATAAGTTTGTAGATAGCTTTGGAGAAAATGCCTTTATTGATTACAGAGTGGGAGTCCTGACTGTCTACGATTCCCATTTTGAGCAAAGCCTATGTAATACTCCTGTCAGACTCAATAACGGATCAATAGATGAATCAGGTAAAGTTGTCGAATGCTACCCTGAAGGAAAGCTTCGATCACCTTTTATCACACGTTCTGAAGGCGCAAAAGAGACTTTGCGGAACGCCCTTCGGGTTGGAACCCTAAAAACCAGCGAGGGCGGTCCCGAAATCGAAGAAATGTTTTCGCCCATCCTCAAAGGATTGAGTCCCGAAATGAACAAAATCAATGGAGATTTTATTCGTCCCGACTCTCAATTAGTTATTGTTATCGTTTCAGATGAAGAGGATTCGAGTCATCATGTCGGAGTGGACTCGTTTATCACGGGGATCGATAGACTTGTGGGCCTCAATCGAACAGATCTCTACGCGGTTGTTGCGATAAAACCATGTCACATAGAATCCTACGCTCATCGTCCAGACAAGATTTTGCAGGCGATCAATCGAGTATATGGGACGACTGAGGGCAGAGTGTTCCCTATCTGCGATGAAAATTTTGGGAACCATTTAGCGAGTATTGGATCAGATATTAGGAAGAAATTTAAGAAGCTGCAGATTGTTCTTCCCTCCATTCCACAGGAAGGAACCTTAATTTTATACTATGGAGATTCTCGAGTTGCACCAGGTCCTGGGTGGAACTACAATCCGAAAACTCTGACCGTAACAATCAACGAAAAGCTAAAAATACCTTATGTTCCTAATGCTGAATTTTGGGTGGATTACGTCAAAGTCGATGAAAATGCGATACGTAGAAATCGGGCCAAAGCAATTCAATGA
- a CDS encoding aromatic amino acid hydroxylase, with product MVPDYNKIQFPAHLKKYVVSQDYGRYTPEDQAVWRYILRRLTNYLSQKAHPCYLEGMERSGISIESIPRIEDMNSRLAEFGWGAVSVSGFIPPAAFMEFQSLGLLPIACDMRSIDHLLYTPAPDIVHEAAGHAPMLVDPAYARYLRRYAEIASKAIISKEDLAQYEAIRILSDCKENPDSEPSDIAEALEKLNEATLAISYVSEAAYLGRMNWWTAEYGLIGDLGEPKIFGAGLLSSLGESLTCLEEKIPKLPLTLHCLDYPYDITEPQPQLFVTPSFEVLENVLRKLGSQMAFKQGGLIGLEKALAAKTVNTIELNSGLQISGILSSYHSAQVAGLIEPIFFSFKGPTQLCLQGSQLDGHGTDYHSEGFSSPVGLLKNENRCLSVMDSQDLQRLGLVVDSTATLCFASGIIVIGLVRKIVRKNGQIILIGFDQCTVKRGDEFLFKPEWGVFDLGVGSLIASVFGGPADRIRHGTLDDFVAKRVQHRIYSPEQITAFSLYQEIRNVRLNVNDSISESESAMKLVKTYFDSFRQHWLMGVELLELSLALKLSETTHHLESHLKNNFNGFSSDVRDCIQVGIRLAREIGIPARLKSRLE from the coding sequence GTGGTACCAGATTATAATAAAATTCAGTTTCCTGCGCACCTCAAGAAGTATGTCGTAAGCCAAGATTACGGGCGTTACACCCCCGAGGACCAAGCCGTTTGGCGCTACATCTTGCGTCGACTGACTAACTATCTGTCTCAAAAGGCTCATCCTTGCTATTTAGAGGGGATGGAGAGATCTGGAATTTCAATTGAATCCATACCACGAATAGAAGACATGAATAGTAGGCTTGCTGAATTTGGATGGGGGGCAGTTTCTGTGAGTGGTTTTATCCCTCCGGCTGCTTTTATGGAGTTTCAATCCTTGGGCTTACTTCCTATTGCTTGTGACATGAGATCAATTGATCATCTGCTCTACACGCCTGCTCCTGACATTGTTCATGAAGCCGCCGGGCATGCTCCAATGCTCGTGGACCCGGCCTACGCGCGCTACCTGCGGCGATATGCTGAGATTGCAAGCAAGGCAATCATCAGCAAAGAGGACTTGGCGCAATATGAAGCCATTCGGATATTGAGTGATTGCAAAGAAAATCCTGACAGTGAGCCCAGTGACATCGCGGAGGCATTGGAAAAACTGAATGAGGCCACTCTTGCCATTTCCTATGTTTCGGAGGCGGCCTACCTGGGACGTATGAATTGGTGGACAGCAGAGTATGGACTTATTGGAGATTTAGGTGAACCCAAAATATTTGGAGCAGGGCTTCTTTCATCCTTAGGAGAATCGCTGACTTGCTTAGAGGAGAAGATACCGAAACTACCTTTGACTTTACACTGTCTTGATTATCCTTACGATATTACGGAGCCGCAGCCCCAGCTTTTTGTAACACCATCTTTTGAAGTACTTGAGAACGTACTGAGGAAGCTCGGCTCCCAAATGGCGTTCAAGCAGGGAGGGCTCATCGGCTTAGAGAAAGCTCTCGCGGCAAAAACTGTTAATACGATCGAACTCAATTCGGGACTTCAGATTTCGGGAATTCTTTCATCTTATCATTCGGCTCAAGTAGCAGGTCTTATTGAACCCATTTTTTTTAGTTTCAAAGGGCCGACACAGCTTTGCCTGCAGGGAAGTCAGCTTGATGGTCATGGCACTGACTACCACTCTGAGGGTTTCAGTTCTCCTGTTGGCTTGCTTAAAAATGAAAACAGATGTCTTTCAGTTATGGACAGCCAGGATTTGCAAAGACTTGGTTTGGTGGTTGACTCGACAGCGACTCTTTGTTTTGCATCGGGAATTATTGTGATCGGATTGGTGAGAAAAATAGTCCGCAAGAATGGCCAAATTATTTTGATTGGGTTTGATCAATGCACGGTGAAGAGAGGTGATGAGTTTCTTTTTAAACCGGAATGGGGAGTTTTCGACCTAGGGGTAGGAAGTCTGATTGCTTCTGTTTTTGGAGGACCAGCAGATCGAATACGGCACGGCACACTTGACGACTTTGTTGCGAAGAGAGTTCAGCACAGAATATATTCCCCTGAACAAATCACGGCATTTTCACTCTATCAAGAAATTAGAAACGTACGTTTGAACGTCAATGATTCAATTTCTGAATCTGAAAGTGCAATGAAGTTAGTCAAAACATATTTCGACTCGTTTCGTCAGCATTGGCTCATGGGAGTGGAGCTACTTGAGTTATCGCTGGCACTTAAATTGTCTGAAACTACCCACCACCTAGAATCTCATTTGAAAAATAATTTCAATGGCTTCTCTTCTGACGTGCGTGACTGTATTCAAGTTGGAATCCGTTTGGCTCGAGAAATAGGAATACCGGCCCGACTCAAGTCTAGATTGGAGTGA
- a CDS encoding response regulator, giving the protein MTETKPRVLVIDDEAAIRNTLRLSLMNQGFELAEADSGRGGLDRAAEFHPHLIILDLGLPDISGLEVLKSLRKWTAIPVIILTVTDDEPTKVLLLDAGADDYLTKPFGTPELLARIRVSLRHHNSLEATPIFRSGDLEVDLNKRQVKVGLEIVKLTATEYELLSALIRNQGKVVPQAQLLEGVWGKNAADQTHYLRIYVAQLRKKIEIVTSHPAHILTEPGIGYRIV; this is encoded by the coding sequence ATGACTGAAACAAAACCACGAGTTTTGGTGATTGATGACGAAGCCGCGATTCGCAATACTTTACGTCTCAGTTTAATGAATCAAGGCTTTGAGCTCGCAGAAGCAGATAGTGGTAGGGGCGGGCTCGATAGGGCTGCGGAGTTTCATCCGCATCTTATTATTTTGGATCTCGGGCTACCCGACATCAGTGGATTAGAAGTTCTTAAATCACTCCGAAAATGGACAGCTATCCCGGTGATCATATTGACCGTGACTGATGATGAGCCCACTAAAGTTTTACTTTTAGATGCGGGGGCGGATGACTATTTGACTAAACCTTTTGGAACTCCCGAACTCCTTGCGCGCATCAGGGTGAGCCTGAGGCATCATAACTCACTCGAGGCCACGCCGATTTTTAGGTCAGGCGATCTTGAAGTGGATCTCAATAAACGCCAAGTGAAAGTGGGGCTGGAGATCGTCAAGTTAACAGCTACCGAATATGAGCTGTTGAGTGCACTCATTAGAAATCAGGGGAAAGTGGTGCCGCAAGCTCAGCTCTTAGAAGGTGTGTGGGGAAAAAACGCCGCGGACCAAACTCACTATTTAAGAATTTATGTCGCTCAACTTCGCAAGAAGATCGAGATCGTTACCTCTCATCCGGCACATATTCTTACGGAACCAGGAATTGGCTACAGAATAGTCTAG